CACGCTTTTATCCGTACCTCTTCGATTTTCTTCTGGATGTCCTGCAGCTGGTCTTCCCACTCCTGCATCTCTGAGTCGAAATTGTCCGTCAGCTCTGGCCTCTCTTGTCCCCAGACCCGGCCTCTGTGCTCCAGCCCACGCTCCAGATCAATGGCTGCCATGACGAGGGCGGCTAAATGTCCAGAGGGGTTATTTTAATTGGAAATTTCCCCTTTCCACTTTTCTGTCGGGGGTCACAGCGGGGGTTATCAGTGAGGGGTGGAAGGATCGATGACCTCGAAACACTGTAAAGGTCAATACAtggaagagagaaaatgatGGTTGGCATACTTTTCAAAGAGTACCACAGACAGATCAGTCCTTTTCTGCATATTTTTGCAGACCCCTGATACACAAATCTAGTTTTGAAATCTCAATTTCTTCAGTCTAGTGGTAATATCTTTCTTTATCTACCTGGATTTGGGTTTTTCACCTGTCTCGACTGCTTAAATAACTAGTTATGCCCGACAGTTTCTGCTCTCTCAAAGGTCACATATTTATGGCGCTTCCTTTCGCATTCTTGTCTAAAATTCACAGGCATGTAAGCATACCTTTACAGCACGTGTGGACAAGAGTGTTGCATGAAAGCACTTCCAGCTGTTGAAAGTCTTGGTCACTTTGACCTTCAGCCTGCCTCTGTACACCTCGCGACACGggaagaacacaaatgtccagcATCAGGTGGCTACTTTTTTGGAACCTGACCCAGTGGCGCACACATGGCATCCCTAGGGAATGCATGATGGCATCGCGCTGGAGCTTCGTGTCATTGTGCCTCTAAAATATCACACCCGTTTGTCTTGACTTAGTTTTGAGTACAATCAGACTGAGGACTGATAGATTACAATACAATATGCAGATGATGTGCTGGTATATGTctgtaatattaatattttacatgTAGTGACATCTTTCTAGTGACATCTTTCTTCAAATAGTAGAATTGTCAAAGGTGTGgctttgtttctttgtaagTGTCAATGGCCTCTATTTGGGAATTACAAGAATCggaaatctgtttaaaataaagGGTCCAATATCAAAATGTATTCTTCAAAAACCCTAAGATGAATgttcttttaacatttttattcttttttctacatttaagTGTTATATGAATATGTTGCTCACTTACTTATCCCTTGAACCTTAATAATTTGTGGCGTACTAAATAATCACAATCAACAATCAAATGTTGTCCTACGTAGGGTAACTATTTGTCTAACCTGCTATCAAGTCAACGTAAGACTGCCAGGCtttgttgttattgctgttgCCATCTTTGAATATTACAAGTGTCCAAGTGGAAAGTGTCTGAATGTACCACTCACTTCCCTCCCGCCTGTGAGAGTGGAGATATTAATAATCGAGTAACTATGCATAGTATTCTGACTGCGTTGCCTGTACATGTGGGACAGGGACAGAAACAGTGGATGCCTGACAGaagcacagaaacaaacaaaatataaaacgttacaataaatgttataaataagcaaattaattaaagaaaattaccATGAACATACAGACTACAGTTGAGTTTAGTAGCGTCAGGTTCCGTTTTGAATATTAACCATCCGTAACTATCAGAAATTCCTTTTCCATCTGTCACTATCTCTTCAGTAATAAACAGCTATCCTTACCTTGCTCTACGCAGAGGTTTTCTCTGCCCTCCTGTATAAATCCTCAGCCTGCTCTACTTCCTGCGCTCTGTGCTCTCTTGTCTCTCCAACAGATCCACTCCTGTGGCCTGCAGATCGTTAAGTCCCCTCTCTCTGGTGCTCAACCCCTTCTAGCTTTTTCCTCAGCAGTGTTACGTAGAATTTAAAGGGCCCCCTTCCCCTCGTCACTCCTCAGTTGTTGAGGTTAAGTCAGGAGCCTTGGACTTGAGGGTAAACAACTTCTGTTCCAGCCGGGGTACCCATCCCTTATACTGCTCCCCACTGTTTACGTGGAGAAGAGATCAAATATCATAATGTCAAATTTATTCCAGCATTTGAAGTCCCGATGGGACAACTGTCGTCACCAGCATCCTGGCTATAATTACCGGGgctcacagagagagggaaagtgtTTACATAGctatttcagctgctgccagctCTCAGCCAATGGGCTTCTCTGTTGCTACTCTACTTTAGGATGCTTGGGCAGATTTTGCCTTGTGACCAGGCCATGCTGTAAATCATTTTTCCAAACCATGCCAAATGGGTGCGTGTGACACACTGTGTTATAATGTGTCACAGTCAATAATATCTTTATTGAACATAGTCATGAGAAAAAAGTCCAGTTGGACCCCCGgcatgtttgtgtcattttcgTTTTCAGTATTGTTTCCATTTGTGGCAAACCTcagcttttaataaataaaaaaagatttagtgATATATATTGTGTAATCATACTTATGTCATATTTCAACTCAGTCATTGTATATATTGAAAATGTGCCAAAGAGCTAAATGAGGGACATCTCATACAATGCTCTGGAGTAACCTCTACCCGTGACTGTGTTCTTGACTCATCCTGCTGCAGTGACGTCAAGAGACAGTTGCTTCTGTTCATCAATTCCTAATCGGGGTCCTGTTGGGAATTTTGGGGGCACCCCCCAGACAAGATTTGACATTTGGAACCTGACATGATCATCAGAATTCCTTCCAGTTTGAAGCCCCATGGATCATTGCTGTTATCTCTCCACCTGTTGTGTTTCCTAATACATGCCTCCCAAGGATGTTGGCCTCCTCTTCTACCAGGCGGAGCCGTAGCTTCAGTTCTGACTCGCGGGTGGTGGGTGGGCCCCCAGCCTCTCCCTTGGGATGGGTGCTGTCCAGTTCTCCGTAGAAGGAGCGGTACTTCTGCAGCTCTTGCTCCAGTTGGTCCTTCTCTTTGTCGATCGTGGCCGTCTTCTTCCTCATGATTACGGCCTCCTCTTTGATGAACGCTAGCTGGCACTTGAGGTCCTCGTTGTCCTCCTGGAGCACAGAGAGCAAACactgatatttttaaataaaaaagggccAAACTTATTCCTAGAGTTCAGAGGGTTGCTCTCTGCAGTAAGACATAAAGACGTTAAGACTTAAGATTAAAGAGaagattttgtgtgtttctgagcagGATaagtgcatttttttattttctaaatatgcATATATTTATTGTACTGGATTTGTACGGCAAAGCTTCACAAAGGTGGCTCGTAGATAAATAGGACATCAATTTCTCTGTTACTTTAGAATATGTGTAAGCAAGAGAAATAACAAAAGTGATTTCTTTATAAGTTGTGACATCTCACCTCAGTAGGAGTTTGTGCTGCTTTCTTATCCGTCTTCAGGACGTCtttgcttcctcttctcttctgagACTAAAAAGACGGGAAAAAAAGGATGGGATCTGTGATTTGAGATGGTCTACAGCTTTTTTAGACTAAAATAAGTCTAtacctgtatttattttacatgcaCAACCATTAGTACTTACAGCTCAGATTCAAATGCACCATATATAACCAAAAAGATCACGGGTATCAAGAGATTTCTATTCCTCTGCTATACAATCTTTATATATCTTAGGCCTCAAACAGACAAAGGCCACGCTCAAATGTTATTGTCTATAAACAGTAGTTAACTGTATGTCTCTGGGTTTGCTATGACTTAACTGATAAGGTAGACAGCCGTAACAAACAGCCAGTGTCTCTGTGACTCATGGCCACTTGTAGTCTCTTGTAGTGGGACGTAACTGAACTGTGCCATGTGAGGACATTTGAGTTTAGATTGGAGATTTATCTGATACCATTCTTCCCTTCCCAGCACAGACTCTGATACCTGGCCTTTGGGTATGagctgattaaataaataacacattttaaaatgtagtttGACAGCTCTATCATGTATGATTGCGGTCAGGgtttgtgcagtttggtgcagaacCAAATAAAAATTGGGATCAAGTgagttttaaatgaaaacactgatgagtgcccttctagttaaTAGATGGGATGTAGATGGATGTGGGCCAGTGTTTATTTACctccttgtttttttcaagTTCATTCTGCAGAGCTTGTTTGGTCACCTCAACCTCTATGAGTTTTTGCCTCAGTTTTTCATTCTCCTCTTCCGTCTTGGTGcgcttctcctccaccttctccagctCGTGGTGCAGCCTCACGGACACATCCTTCGCCACCTGCAGGCATCGGAATGTGATTTTACTGAAAAACGGCAACGGGATCATACACAATTCTGAAATTCATACTTTATCTTAAGTCATAAACAATTCCAGGAATAATGCACAGAGCTTGAACTATAATCCTTCTATCTTGTCTTAGCTAATGACCAAAAGTCATGCAGATCCTTTTGCGAACTGcattgacacagacacatggaccCGAGCggcctcccctccccacctTCAGGTCCTGCTCCAGACTCCTGAGCAGCTCCTCATCAATCTCTCCCGTCTGGGCGTAGCGCAGCCTCTTCCTCTCGGCCTTCCTCAGGCGATACTGCAGGATCCGGCAGTTTTTATTGGCTCTCTCGAGCTCACGTCTCATCTCCTGCAGCTGACAAGTGTCCTCTTCGTAGAACGTGTCCCTCATCTCGTCCATCTCGGTCCTCATCTCCTCAATCTCACACTGGTGGGACCAAGGCAAAGATTACTGTTTGTGTCCAATTGCATTTTGTGACATATTGAGATTTAGAGCAGCTGCGGATAATCCCTACTGTCTTTTTAGCTTAAAATCATCTGACTTTTAACTCCACATAATGGATGTTTTGAACATGAGTCAAATATAGTCAACTTCATGAAAACAACACCATAATCTGAATTACAAGTATTTCTGGATGTCGGCTGCAGGGTTTTACCTTGCTTGGAAGAATTTCACATACATTTCGTGTAATGCCAAAATGCCTATTTCACAAACATGCTATTTGCTCTGTCTGGCCCCTTCTGAACACATCATTGATCCTATCAGATCAATATCAGTACAAATAGGTTATCTGTATGCAGCCAGTGCGTTTTCAGTTGAGACCATAGCTTAAAACTCCTGGTGAAGACAGAAAGCACGA
This genomic window from Platichthys flesus chromosome 18, fPlaFle2.1, whole genome shotgun sequence contains:
- the LOC133973919 gene encoding protein SOGA3-like, with translation MKSAAGGAADPPSSASSDNNAGRRRQQQHRAPSPAAAQERATKRASGHPGKCRSSLAARRGSDIGVKESPRAADGRKREPESRGSAAVQPDGAEAGGVRPNRADAFEEDPAHPPSPARRAALHPPRVKGDSGPSLLSSVYPEKVRPADRGIHHRGRGGLSGLGSVLLRGGCLQAELIHFHLHKKLKRSGARMQTKADKAGMEEAAQGEPEPAAEATEAGSVTQQDDQAFLDEMERLLEENDDLKCEIEEMRTEMDEMRDTFYEEDTCQLQEMRRELERANKNCRILQYRLRKAERKRLRYAQTGEIDEELLRSLEQDLKVAKDVSVRLHHELEKVEEKRTKTEEENEKLRQKLIEVEVTKQALQNELEKNKESQKRRGSKDVLKTDKKAAQTPTEEDNEDLKCQLAFIKEEAVIMRKKTATIDKEKDQLEQELQKYRSFYGELDSTHPKGEAGGPPTTRESELKLRLRLVEEEANILGRHVLGNTTGGEITAMIHGASNWKEF